In a single window of the Blattabacterium cuenoti genome:
- the yajC gene encoding preprotein translocase subunit YajC — MIRPQIKKQKIEKKFQENLKKGNHIVTNSGIHGRIIDITDHFCILETITGKIKLERNIISKELTQLRYNNNNIIDYDKENKK; from the coding sequence ATGATACGTCCTCAAATAAAAAAGCAAAAAATTGAAAAAAAATTTCAGGAAAATTTAAAAAAAGGAAACCATATAGTAACAAATTCAGGAATACATGGGAGAATAATAGATATTACTGATCATTTTTGTATACTAGAAACTATTACAGGAAAAATAAAACTTGAAAGAAATATAATCTCTAAAGAATTAACCCAATTACGTTATAATAATAACAACATTATAGATTATGATAAAGAAAATAAGAAATGA